In one window of Haloimpatiens sp. FM7315 DNA:
- the fsa gene encoding fructose-6-phosphate aldolase, translated as MKIFIDTANVEEIKEAAKFGILDGVTTNPSLIAKEGRDLKEVISEICSIVNGPISAEVMSLESDKMVEEAKKLVKLHKNIVIKIPMCEEGLKAVNILSNEGIRTNVTLIFSAQQALLAAKAGASFVSPFVGRLDDIGNGGMDIIRDIADIFGIYGIETEIIAASIRTPMHVLECAKVGCDIATIPYKVIMQMVKHPLTNAGIEKFLQDYKKSMSK; from the coding sequence ATGAAGATTTTTATTGATACAGCAAATGTAGAGGAAATAAAAGAAGCTGCCAAATTCGGCATATTAGATGGTGTTACTACAAATCCATCCCTTATTGCAAAGGAAGGAAGGGATTTAAAAGAAGTAATATCTGAAATTTGTTCTATAGTAAATGGACCTATTAGCGCTGAAGTTATGAGCTTAGAATCAGATAAAATGGTAGAAGAAGCTAAAAAATTAGTTAAACTTCACAAAAACATTGTAATTAAAATACCAATGTGTGAAGAAGGCTTAAAGGCAGTAAATATACTTTCAAATGAAGGTATTAGAACTAATGTAACCTTGATATTCTCAGCTCAACAAGCACTTCTAGCTGCAAAAGCTGGAGCAAGCTTTGTAAGTCCTTTTGTTGGAAGACTAGATGACATAGGAAACGGCGGTATGGATATAATAAGGGATATAGCTGATATTTTTGGAATTTATGGAATTGAAACAGAGATAATAGCAGCTAGTATAAGAACTCCTATGCATGTTTTAGAATGTGCTAAGGTTGGCTGCGATATAGCAACTATTCCTTATAAGGTAATTATGCAAATGGTTAAACATCCATTGACTAATGCTGGAATTGAAAAATTCTTACAAGATTATAAAAAAAGCATGAGTAAATAA
- a CDS encoding HD domain-containing protein: protein MKKIKRVAIENEIEVYIVGGYIRDKLMPSKEIPLDLDLVCKGDITKIVLCLNECGFNSFFLKEELNMYRFTKGATTVDLCSLKGKTIEDDLKERDFTLNAVALDLVRNKIIDPFRGREHIKARVITEVTKDSIKNDRVRILRGVRFIIKYGMHFSKDTEIEVTRESIYINKCTRERVFHEIMKIINLDKNAVAFDVMDSYSILSNLIPYIEENKKIGKCKYHLEDAFTHMNMVYKIFKEIVLGKISINGFDFKILNNKIGDYSIKDYLAFAAFNHDIGKSLSYRKNGGKVSFKNHEVIGAKLIEEFCDYLKFPKAATRIVKDTVDGHMRPLKLFKEKSRKNYFDFFKTYEDRVPYILLISFCDVYATHSIYDPNNQMEVYNKFIEELVLEFQIYKDIIKSKMISGKDIKENFRIKPLYIGEALEYIHERMYIGEIKDKNQAMKKLSKWCIINEKLIKDLGEYK, encoded by the coding sequence TTGAAAAAAATTAAAAGAGTTGCTATAGAAAACGAAATAGAAGTTTATATAGTAGGAGGATATATAAGAGATAAACTTATGCCTTCAAAGGAAATCCCCTTAGATTTAGATTTGGTTTGTAAAGGGGATATTACAAAGATTGTACTGTGCTTAAATGAGTGTGGTTTTAATTCCTTTTTCTTAAAAGAAGAATTAAATATGTATAGATTTACAAAGGGAGCAACAACTGTAGATCTTTGCAGCTTGAAAGGGAAAACTATAGAAGATGATTTAAAGGAAAGAGATTTTACTTTAAATGCAGTGGCCTTAGATTTAGTTAGAAACAAAATTATAGATCCTTTTAGGGGACGAGAGCATATTAAAGCTAGGGTAATTACCGAAGTTACAAAAGACAGTATAAAAAACGATAGAGTTAGAATACTTAGAGGAGTAAGGTTTATAATTAAGTATGGAATGCATTTTTCCAAGGATACAGAAATTGAAGTTACAAGAGAAAGTATATATATTAATAAGTGTACTAGGGAGAGAGTGTTTCATGAAATAATGAAAATAATAAATTTGGATAAAAATGCAGTAGCATTTGATGTTATGGATAGCTACAGTATTTTATCTAATTTAATACCTTACATTGAGGAAAATAAGAAAATAGGTAAATGTAAATATCACTTAGAGGATGCATTTACTCATATGAATATGGTTTATAAGATTTTTAAAGAGATTGTGCTTGGAAAGATAAGCATAAATGGGTTTGATTTTAAAATTTTAAATAATAAAATAGGAGATTACAGTATAAAGGATTATTTGGCTTTTGCTGCATTTAATCATGATATAGGGAAGAGTCTGTCCTATAGAAAAAATGGTGGAAAGGTAAGCTTTAAAAATCATGAGGTAATTGGTGCAAAACTTATTGAAGAATTTTGTGATTACTTAAAATTTCCTAAGGCTGCCACAAGAATAGTTAAAGATACAGTAGATGGACATATGCGTCCATTAAAGTTATTTAAGGAAAAATCAAGAAAAAATTATTTCGATTTTTTTAAAACCTATGAGGATAGGGTACCTTATATACTTTTAATATCCTTTTGCGACGTTTATGCTACACATTCTATATATGACCCTAATAACCAGATGGAAGTGTATAATAAATTCATAGAAGAGTTAGTTTTAGAGTTCCAGATATATAAAGATATAATAAAAAGTAAAATGATTAGTGGTAAGGATATAAAAGAAAATTTTAGGATTAAACCTCTGTATATTGGAGAAGCTTTAGAATATATACATGAAAGGATGTATATAGGTGAAATAAAGGATAAAAACCAAGCTATGAAAAAATTATCAAAATGGTGTATAATAAATGAAAAACTTATAAAAGATTTGGGGGAATATAAATGA
- a CDS encoding AbrB/MazE/SpoVT family DNA-binding domain-containing protein, whose product MKSTGVVRRVDELGRIVIPIELRRTLDIAEKDALEIYVDGEQIILKKYEPACIFCGNARDVVNYKGKNICKSCLEELKNGR is encoded by the coding sequence ATGAAATCAACTGGCGTAGTAAGAAGAGTCGACGAATTAGGAAGAATAGTTATTCCTATAGAATTAAGAAGAACTTTGGACATAGCAGAGAAAGATGCTCTAGAAATATATGTAGATGGTGAACAAATCATATTAAAGAAATATGAGCCTGCTTGTATTTTCTGTGGAAATGCAAGAGACGTTGTTAACTACAAAGGAAAAAACATTTGTAAATCTTGTCTTGAAGAATTAAAAAACGGTAGATAG
- a CDS encoding NlpC/P60 family protein has translation MKKVEGKITSTEKEIEITKKDLIKAQAEVDKGQKLFNQRVRAMYINGADSYLSVLLESESFSDLISRLDMVKRIVSNDKEIIAKLNNKKQEVDSKKQALDTDKQKLIALKSENQNELAKLNKTKGEQTKLLAQLASQESMYKGKISDSEGLVASTLKKLQEQASRAVVVAAAPKVSSSTSSRTASRGTGYDSSSNSSNSSSSSSTSKGSMASGDVVSYATNFLGVPYVWGGTSPSGFDCSGFVQYVYAHFGVNLPRVASAQAGVGASVSRSNLQAGDLVFFGKGNIHHVGMYVGNGCYIHAPRTGDNVKISPLNRSDFACAKRVR, from the coding sequence GTGAAAAAAGTTGAGGGAAAAATTACAAGCACTGAAAAAGAGATTGAAATTACTAAAAAAGATTTGATAAAGGCACAAGCAGAGGTAGATAAGGGACAGAAATTATTTAACCAAAGAGTAAGAGCTATGTATATAAACGGGGCAGATAGTTACTTAAGTGTGCTTTTAGAATCTGAGAGTTTTTCAGATTTAATTAGCAGACTAGATATGGTTAAAAGAATAGTTTCAAACGATAAAGAGATTATAGCAAAATTGAACAATAAAAAACAGGAAGTTGATAGCAAAAAACAAGCTTTGGATACAGATAAGCAAAAGCTTATAGCTTTGAAATCTGAAAATCAAAATGAGCTTGCTAAGCTAAATAAAACAAAAGGTGAGCAGACTAAATTGTTAGCACAACTTGCTTCACAAGAAAGTATGTACAAAGGTAAAATATCAGATAGTGAAGGTTTAGTTGCAAGTACATTAAAGAAACTACAAGAGCAAGCTAGTAGAGCTGTAGTAGTAGCTGCAGCTCCAAAAGTAAGTTCAAGTACTAGCTCAAGAACTGCATCAAGAGGAACTGGATATGATTCTTCTTCTAATAGTTCTAACAGTTCTAGTAGTAGTTCTACATCAAAGGGAAGTATGGCAAGTGGCGATGTAGTAAGCTATGCAACTAACTTTTTAGGAGTGCCTTATGTATGGGGTGGAACTTCTCCTTCTGGTTTTGACTGTTCTGGTTTTGTACAATATGTTTATGCTCATTTTGGCGTGAATTTACCAAGGGTTGCTTCAGCTCAAGCAGGAGTTGGTGCTTCAGTTTCTAGAAGTAACCTACAAGCAGGAGACTTGGTGTTCTTTGGAAAAGGGAATATCCACCATGTTGGAATGTATGTAGGAAATGGATGCTATATCCACGCTCCAAGAACAGGTGATAATGTAAAAATATCTCCTTTAAACAGAAGTGATTTTGCCTGTGCAAAAAGAGTAAGATAG
- a CDS encoding magnesium transporter CorA family protein: MISIYKSSEKGELREIETVEQGCWINMVDPSEEELTLISKKTNTPMEFLKAALDEEETSRLEIDDDVLIVVDIPFTETEYNSLTYDTYPLAIIHTNNEIITVCLKNSKILKDFVESKVNSFFTFKKSRFILQILYRIANFYLIYLRQIDKKSVLVERKLHKSMKNKELIQLLALEKSLVYFSTSLKANEMTLEKMLKLEIMQKYEADKDVLEDVIIENKQAIEMCNIYSNILSGTMDAFASVISNNLNIVMKFLAAITIVMSIPNMVSGLFGMNVNVPFSNSPNGFWFVMALIAGLASVVTFILIKTDMF, encoded by the coding sequence ATGATTTCTATATATAAGAGTTCAGAAAAAGGAGAATTAAGAGAAATAGAAACAGTGGAGCAAGGATGCTGGATTAACATGGTAGATCCTTCAGAAGAAGAGTTGACTTTAATTTCTAAAAAAACAAACACTCCAATGGAGTTTTTAAAGGCGGCTTTAGACGAAGAAGAAACCTCTAGGTTAGAGATAGATGATGATGTATTAATAGTAGTAGATATACCTTTTACTGAAACAGAGTATAACTCTTTAACTTATGATACATATCCACTAGCTATAATACATACAAATAATGAAATAATAACTGTATGCCTAAAAAACAGTAAAATATTAAAAGATTTTGTTGAATCAAAGGTGAATTCTTTCTTTACTTTCAAAAAATCTAGATTTATACTTCAAATACTATATAGGATTGCTAATTTTTATTTAATATATTTAAGACAAATTGATAAAAAAAGTGTTTTGGTTGAGAGAAAGCTTCATAAATCTATGAAAAATAAAGAGCTTATTCAGTTATTGGCTTTGGAAAAATCTTTAGTTTATTTTTCAACCTCATTAAAGGCCAATGAAATGACTTTAGAAAAGATGTTGAAACTTGAGATAATGCAAAAGTATGAAGCAGATAAAGATGTTCTTGAAGACGTAATTATAGAAAACAAGCAGGCAATAGAAATGTGTAATATTTATAGCAATATTTTAAGTGGAACTATGGACGCCTTTGCTTCTGTAATATCCAACAATTTAAATATAGTAATGAAGTTTTTAGCAGCTATAACTATAGTAATGTCAATACCAAATATGGTTTCGGGATTATTTGGAATGAATGTCAATGTTCCTTTTTCAAATTCTCCTAATGGATTTTGGTTTGTAATGGCATTAATAGCAGGACTTGCTTCTGTGGTTACATTTATTTTGATAAAAACAGATATGTTTTAA
- a CDS encoding DUF362 domain-containing protein codes for MAYKITDACVSCGACASECPVNAISQGDNAYVIDADTCIDCGNCANVCPVGAPVEE; via the coding sequence ATGGCATATAAAATTACAGATGCTTGCGTAAGCTGTGGCGCATGCGCATCAGAATGCCCAGTTAATGCTATAAGTCAAGGAGATAACGCATATGTTATAGATGCTGACACTTGTATTGATTGCGGAAACTGTGCTAATGTTTGTCCTGTAGGAGCACCAGTTGAAGAATAA
- a CDS encoding heavy-metal-associated domain-containing protein — MKAVFKVAGMRNTKDIGRIKDAIANNEGIVACQIIANSGQIEVIYDDYFINEERLIECIENLGYTVV; from the coding sequence ATGAAGGCTGTGTTTAAAGTTGCTGGGATGAGAAATACTAAGGATATTGGCAGGATAAAAGATGCAATTGCAAACAATGAAGGAATAGTTGCCTGTCAGATAATAGCAAACTCTGGACAGATAGAAGTAATATATGATGATTATTTTATTAACGAGGAAAGATTAATTGAATGCATTGAAAACTTAGGTTATACTGTGGTATAG
- a CDS encoding stage 0 sporulation family protein, with amino-acid sequence MITVIGVRFRSAGKIYYFDPAGLELKIGDKVLVETARGIEFGSCVIANRKVSEEDIVAPLKSVIRKADEEDVKKNDENKLKEKDAFEICITKILKHKLEMKLIDVEYTFDNNKVIFYFTAEGRVDFRDLVKDLASVFRTRIELRQIGVRDEAKMVGGLGPCGRPLCCSTFLGDFEPVSIRMAKEQNLSLNPAKISGICGRLMCCLNYEQKNYEEVRKKLPRVGSIVKTPYGEGEVFGNSVVKESVKVKMMLDDEEVIKDIPISEVVLVSGHYEDAVKDEEIKIEIENEEDREIIRELFKED; translated from the coding sequence ATGATAACAGTTATAGGTGTTCGTTTTAGATCAGCGGGGAAGATATATTATTTTGACCCTGCAGGATTAGAACTAAAAATAGGTGATAAAGTATTAGTTGAAACTGCTAGAGGAATAGAGTTTGGAAGCTGTGTTATAGCAAATAGAAAGGTAAGCGAAGAAGACATAGTAGCACCTTTAAAAAGCGTTATAAGAAAAGCTGATGAGGAAGACGTAAAGAAGAACGACGAAAACAAGTTAAAGGAAAAAGATGCCTTTGAGATTTGTATAACTAAAATATTAAAACATAAATTAGAAATGAAGCTTATAGATGTTGAATATACTTTTGACAACAATAAAGTTATATTTTACTTTACTGCAGAGGGAAGAGTGGATTTTAGAGATCTTGTAAAAGATCTAGCATCAGTATTTAGAACTAGAATTGAGCTTAGACAAATAGGTGTTAGAGATGAAGCTAAGATGGTAGGGGGACTTGGTCCTTGCGGAAGACCTCTTTGCTGCTCTACATTTCTTGGAGATTTTGAGCCTGTATCTATACGAATGGCAAAGGAACAGAATTTATCCCTAAACCCAGCAAAAATATCAGGAATATGTGGAAGACTTATGTGCTGCCTTAATTATGAACAAAAAAATTACGAAGAAGTTAGAAAAAAATTACCTAGAGTAGGTTCTATAGTTAAAACACCTTATGGAGAGGGTGAAGTCTTTGGAAATAGTGTAGTAAAGGAAAGCGTAAAGGTTAAAATGATGTTAGATGATGAGGAAGTCATAAAAGATATTCCTATAAGTGAAGTAGTGCTTGTATCTGGTCATTATGAAGATGCAGTTAAAGATGAAGAAATTAAAATAGAAATAGAAAATGAAGAAGACAGGGAAATAATAAGGGAATTATTTAAAGAAGACTAG
- a CDS encoding DNA polymerase III subunit delta' C-terminal domain-containing protein: MAFSEGIPGKAEIFIKDESFHDMRNNVLKMLIMITKSSENEVLEYEKFLNLYKDSWTLIVNCMLTFIRDAMVYKETSDRDLIINKDKIKQIQELANIFSYKKLNDIINIIEDAMRSLRKNVNTSLVFQMMLLKLQEV, translated from the coding sequence ATGGCTTTTAGTGAAGGTATACCTGGAAAGGCAGAAATTTTTATAAAAGATGAAAGTTTTCATGACATGAGAAATAATGTATTAAAAATGCTTATTATGATAACAAAAAGTAGTGAAAATGAGGTTCTTGAGTATGAAAAATTTCTAAATCTATATAAAGATAGCTGGACTTTAATAGTTAATTGTATGCTGACTTTTATAAGGGATGCTATGGTTTATAAGGAAACTTCAGATAGAGATTTAATAATAAACAAAGATAAAATTAAACAGATACAAGAACTTGCAAATATATTTTCTTATAAAAAATTGAATGATATTATAAATATAATAGAAGATGCAATGAGAAGTTTACGTAAAAACGTAAACACGTCATTGGTATTTCAAATGATGCTACTTAAATTACAGGAGGTTTAG
- a CDS encoding AAA family ATPase, translating into MSFESIIGHEDVKKQLVMAIDSRGLSHAHLIAGEDGIGKSCIAKAMALRILGKTKEIDYVDIVEWKIQKGEKSLKVNAIRLLIEEINKKPYEMDKKVIIVYEADKMTEEAQNALLKTIEEPPKGVFLILLCENLEIILNTIRSRCQIHKLRPLRKEELYDFIKKDMESLKKKK; encoded by the coding sequence ATGAGTTTTGAAAGTATAATAGGGCATGAGGATGTAAAAAAACAATTGGTTATGGCAATTGATAGTAGAGGTTTATCTCATGCCCATTTGATTGCAGGAGAAGATGGAATAGGAAAAAGCTGTATTGCAAAGGCTATGGCTTTAAGAATTCTAGGAAAAACTAAGGAAATTGATTATGTTGACATAGTAGAATGGAAGATACAAAAAGGTGAAAAATCATTAAAGGTTAATGCAATAAGGCTTCTTATTGAAGAGATAAATAAGAAACCTTATGAAATGGATAAGAAGGTAATCATTGTTTATGAAGCGGATAAAATGACGGAAGAGGCTCAAAATGCTTTGCTTAAAACTATAGAAGAACCACCTAAGGGAGTATTTTTGATTTTACTTTGTGAAAATTTAGAAATTATACTTAATACCATTAGATCAAGATGTCAAATACATAAATTAAGGCCACTTCGAAAAGAAGAACTCTATGATTTTATAAAAAAAGATATGGAGAGCTTGAAAAAGAAGAAGTAG
- a CDS encoding cyclic-di-AMP receptor, whose translation MKLVIVIVRDDVAGDLIDSLTDASYRVTKLATTGGFLKSGNTTLLIGVEKEKVDDVLSLIKKECKTRKQVVTSPSPVAGSTGVYVPYPVEVEIGGATVFVLDVDEYFKI comes from the coding sequence ATGAAATTAGTAATTGTTATAGTTAGAGATGATGTAGCTGGGGATTTAATAGACTCTCTTACAGATGCAAGTTATAGAGTAACTAAGCTTGCAACTACAGGTGGATTTTTAAAGTCCGGTAATACTACTCTTTTAATAGGAGTTGAAAAGGAAAAAGTTGATGATGTTTTAAGTCTAATTAAGAAAGAATGTAAGACTAGAAAGCAAGTTGTTACATCTCCATCACCGGTTGCAGGTTCCACAGGAGTTTATGTTCCTTACCCTGTGGAGGTAGAAATAGGCGGAGCTACAGTATTTGTTTTAGATGTAGATGAATATTTCAAAATTTAG
- the tmk gene encoding dTMP kinase has protein sequence MKKGLLITLEGPDGSGKTTQINLLEEYLKEKGYEVLKTREPGGTSISEKIRDIILDNHNVKMCGMCEALLYAASRAQLVNEVLKPAIEEGKIVICDRFVDSSIVYQGIGRGLGVDRIRSINEAALDGLCTDITIMLTLPYDEGLKRKYKQKIFDRLENSGEEFHKSF, from the coding sequence ATGAAAAAAGGATTACTTATAACCTTAGAAGGACCAGATGGTTCAGGAAAAACAACGCAAATTAATCTTCTTGAGGAATATTTAAAGGAAAAAGGCTATGAAGTTTTAAAAACTAGGGAACCTGGTGGAACCTCTATAAGTGAAAAAATAAGAGATATAATACTAGATAATCATAATGTGAAAATGTGTGGTATGTGCGAAGCGCTTTTATATGCAGCATCAAGGGCTCAACTTGTAAATGAGGTTTTAAAACCTGCAATAGAAGAGGGCAAAATTGTAATATGCGATAGATTTGTTGATTCTTCTATAGTTTATCAGGGAATCGGAAGAGGCCTTGGAGTAGATAGAATAAGATCAATAAATGAAGCTGCTTTAGATGGCCTTTGTACAGATATTACTATAATGCTTACTTTGCCTTACGATGAAGGCCTAAAAAGGAAATATAAGCAAAAGATTTTTGATAGATTAGAAAATAGTGGGGAAGAATTTCACAAAAGTTTTTGA